Proteins encoded in a region of the Haloarcula salinisoli genome:
- a CDS encoding ABC transporter permease translates to MTPAPEEFEVSGAETAERASGSDTLTDVWFSLERWLVKTTRNPFVTFSSLVQPVIFFVLMAEVVGAIASGILTETVGDIHYVSYLTPAITIQSALAAAAVSGIGLVDDIETGMFDKLLASPMHRSAMFLGKILSEVIRIAVQTVIILLLGFGLLTLKTGAGVGEFVRTGLLGIVGIIAVAVLFGGVFMAFSNVVALITRDREATIMIANLLTFPLLFVSSAFVPLAALPNWIQTLAVVNPITYGVDAIRALLLGRGVASVVELSSLPGLWGTVAPAVAVLLGFNIVLGGVAVSLLNRASRAAVK, encoded by the coding sequence ATGACGCCCGCACCCGAGGAGTTCGAGGTCTCAGGAGCCGAAACCGCAGAACGGGCGTCCGGAAGCGACACCCTCACTGACGTGTGGTTCAGCCTCGAACGGTGGCTAGTCAAGACAACACGGAACCCCTTCGTGACGTTCTCCTCGCTGGTCCAGCCAGTCATCTTCTTCGTGTTGATGGCGGAGGTCGTCGGGGCGATTGCCAGCGGGATTCTTACCGAAACTGTCGGAGATATTCACTACGTTTCCTATCTCACACCGGCGATTACCATCCAGTCGGCCCTCGCCGCCGCCGCTGTCTCGGGTATCGGTCTGGTCGACGATATCGAGACTGGGATGTTTGACAAGCTGCTTGCGTCACCGATGCACCGAAGTGCGATGTTCCTCGGGAAGATACTCTCGGAGGTAATCCGAATCGCCGTTCAGACGGTCATCATCCTCCTCCTCGGATTCGGTCTCCTGACGCTCAAGACGGGAGCCGGCGTCGGCGAATTCGTTCGGACAGGTCTCCTTGGTATCGTCGGTATCATCGCCGTTGCGGTGCTGTTCGGTGGTGTGTTTATGGCCTTTTCCAACGTGGTGGCGCTGATAACCCGAGATAGAGAGGCGACTATCATGATCGCGAACCTGCTTACGTTTCCGCTGCTGTTCGTCTCCAGCGCGTTCGTTCCGCTCGCAGCGTTGCCGAACTGGATTCAAACGCTCGCGGTCGTGAATCCGATCACCTATGGGGTCGACGCAATCCGCGCGTTGCTACTCGGACGCGGCGTCGCATCAGTCGTTGAGCTCAGTTCGCTGCCGGGTCTCTGGGGAACTGTCGCCCCGGCTGTCGCTGTCTTGCTGGGGTTCAATATCGTGTTGGGTGGCGTCGCAGTTAGCTTGCTCAACCGGGCCTCGCGAGCCGCAGTCAAATAA
- a CDS encoding alcohol dehydrogenase, translating to MSAVQVTSPGESFEVVDRPVPETPSNGVRIEVEACGVCHSDSIVKEGTIPGLDINYPRIPGHEVIGRVDAVGSAVTAWEPGQRVGVGWHGGHCFSCEQCGRGDFTNCERKRMTGVTSDGGYAEFMVARPEAVISVPESLEARHAAGLVCAGMTAFNALRHSSATQGDVVAVLGIGGVGHLGVQFASVAGYETVALSRGSEKRSLAKELGADQYVDTDGSDPGETLQSLGGADVILATAPSSGAIESVVPGLAVNGELVVVGLPEEPVSLNLGPFVSNRQSLQGWDCGHAGDATETLAFSARNDIEPMVETYPLDRVEDAYSDMMRNETQFKPVLEP from the coding sequence ATGTCAGCCGTACAGGTCACCTCACCGGGCGAATCCTTCGAAGTTGTCGACCGGCCGGTCCCTGAGACGCCGTCGAACGGCGTTCGTATCGAGGTCGAAGCCTGTGGCGTGTGTCACAGTGATTCTATCGTCAAGGAGGGAACGATACCGGGGCTGGACATCAACTACCCACGCATCCCCGGACACGAAGTCATCGGACGTGTCGACGCAGTCGGTTCGGCGGTGACCGCCTGGGAGCCCGGGCAGCGTGTGGGCGTCGGCTGGCACGGCGGACACTGTTTCTCATGTGAGCAGTGCGGTCGTGGTGACTTTACGAACTGTGAGCGAAAGCGGATGACGGGCGTAACCAGCGATGGCGGCTACGCGGAGTTCATGGTCGCCCGACCAGAAGCAGTCATTTCGGTTCCAGAGTCCCTCGAAGCGCGACACGCGGCTGGGCTCGTCTGTGCAGGCATGACTGCGTTCAACGCGCTCCGGCACAGCAGTGCGACACAGGGCGATGTCGTCGCCGTTCTGGGTATCGGCGGCGTCGGTCACCTGGGCGTTCAATTCGCGAGTGTCGCGGGATACGAGACAGTTGCTCTCTCGCGGGGGAGCGAAAAGCGGTCGCTCGCGAAAGAACTCGGCGCCGACCAGTACGTCGATACGGATGGTTCCGACCCCGGGGAAACGCTTCAGTCTCTCGGCGGGGCTGATGTCATTCTTGCGACTGCCCCCAGCAGTGGGGCGATCGAATCTGTTGTGCCGGGACTCGCTGTCAACGGCGAACTTGTCGTTGTCGGCCTCCCTGAAGAGCCGGTGAGTCTCAACCTCGGTCCCTTCGTCAGCAACCGCCAGTCCCTACAGGGATGGGACTGCGGGCACGCCGGCGACGCAACCGAGACACTCGCCTTTAGCGCGAGAAACGACATCGAACCCATGGTCGAAACATATCCACTGGACCGGGTCGAGGACGCCTACAGTGATATGATGAGAAACGAGACGCAGTTCAAACCCGTCCTGGAACCATAG